In Drosophila simulans strain w501 chromosome 3R, Prin_Dsim_3.1, whole genome shotgun sequence, a single window of DNA contains:
- the LOC6726856 gene encoding protein transport protein Sec23A isoform X1 — MTTYEEFIQQNEDRDGVRLTWNVWPSSRIEASRLVVPLACLYQPLKERPDLPPIQYEPVLCTRSNCRAILNPLCQVDYRAKLWVCNFCFQRNPFPPQYAAISEQHQPAELIPGFSTIEYTITRAPTMPPVFIFLVDTCMDEDELDALKDSLQMSLSLLPTNALVGLITFGKMIQVHELGAEGCSKSYVFRGTKDLTAKQVQDMLGIGRGAAPGPQQQHQLPGQPAGAAAPVPPAHRFLQPIGQCDAALGDLLSELQRDPWPVPQGKRYLRSTGAALSIAVGLLECTYPNTGGRIMTFVGGPCSQGPGQVVDDELKHPIRSHHDIHKDNVRFMKKAIKHYDALALRAATNGHSVDIYSCALDQTGLLEMKQLCNSTGGHMVMGDSFNSSLFKQTFQRVFARDGRNDLKMAFNATLEVKCSRELKISGGIGSCVSLNVKSPSVSDVEIGMGNTVQWKLCTLNPSSTVAYFFEVVNQHAAPIPQGGRGCIQFITQYQHPSGQRRIRVTTLARNWADATSNVHHISAGFDQEAAAVLMARMVVYRAETDEGPDILRWVDRQLIRLCQKFGEYSKDDPNSFRLSQNFSLFPQFMYHLRRSQFLQVFNNSPDETTFYRHMLMREDLTQSLIMIQPILYSYSFNGPPEPVLLDTASIQADRILLMDTFFQILIYHGETIAQWRALKYQDMPEYENFKQLLQAPVDDAQEILQTRFPMPRYIDTEHGGSQARFLLSKVNPSQTHNNMYAYGQAPIGQVTDGGAPVLTDDVSLQLFMEHLKKLAVSTTT, encoded by the exons ATGACCACCTACGAGGAGTTCATCCAGCAGAACGAGGACCGCGACGGAGTGCGTCTGACGTGGAATGTGTGGCCCTCAAGTCGCATCGAAGCCAGTCGGCTGGTAGTGCCCCTAGCTTGTCTTTACCAGCCTTTGAAGGAGCGCCCCGACCTGCCGCCTATTCAGTATGAGCCGGTCTTGTGCACCCGCAGCAACTGCAGGGCCATCCTGAATCCACTGTGCCAGGTGGACTACCGTGCCAAGTTGTGGGTGTGCAACTTCTGTTTTCAGCGCAATCCG TTTCCCCCTCAATATGCTGCCATTTCCGAGCAGCACCAACCAGCGGAGCTGATTCCGGGATTCAGCACTATTGAGTATACTATTACGCGGGCCCCCACCATGCCTCCCGTCTTCATTTTCCTGGTTGACACCTGCATGGACGAGGACGAGCTGGACGCCCTGAAAGATTCGCTGCAAATGTCGCTAAGTCTGCTGCCAACCAACGCTCTCGTGGGTCTGATAACCTTCGGAAAAATGATACAGGTGCACGAGCTGGGCGCCGAGGGCTGCTCTAAGAGCTACGTGTTTCGCGGCACCAAGGACCTGACTGCCAAGCAGGTGCAGGACATGCTCGGAATCGGGCGTGGAGCGGCTCCGgggccgcagcaacagcatcagctgCCCGGCCAGCCGGCTGGAGCGGCGGCCCCTGTGCCGCCCGCCCATCGCTTCTTGCAACCGATCGGCCAGTGCGACGCCGCGCTGGGCGATCTGCTTAGCGAGTTGCAGCGCGATCCTTGGCCGGTGCCGCAGGGCAAGCGTTACCTGCGCTCCACTGGCGCTGCTCTCTCTATTGCGGTGGGCCTGTTGGAGTGCACCTACCCCAATACGGGCGGTCGCATCATGACATTCGTGGGTGGCCCTTGCTCCCAGGGCCCCGGCCAGGTGGTCGACGACGAGCTAAAGCACCCGATTCGTTCGCATCACGACATCCACAAGGACAACGTGCGGTTTATGAAGAAGGCTATCAAACACTATGATGCCTTGGCGTTGCGGGCAGCCACCAACGGGCATAGTGTCGACATATACTCGTGTGCCCTGGATCAAACCGGCCTGCTGGAGATGAAGCAGCTATGCAACTCCACTGGCGGTCACATGGTCATGGGCGATTCGTTCAACTCATCGCTCTTCAAGCAGACATTCCAACGCGTGTTCGCACGTGATGGTCGCAACGACTTGAAGATGGCCTTCAATGCCACGCTGGAGGTGAAGTGCTCGCGCGAGCTAAAGATCTCCGGTGGGATCGGCTCGTGTGTGTCGCTGAATGTGAAGAGCCCGTCGGTGTCGGATGTGGAGATCGGCATGGGCAACACGGTGCAGTGGAAGCTGTGCACACTGAATCCCAGCTCCACCGTAGCCTACTTCTTTGAGGTGGTCAACCAGCATGCAGCCCCCATTCCGCAGGGCGGGCGTGGCTGCATACAGTTCATTACGCAGTACCAGCACCCAAGTGGACAGCGGCGAATCCGAGTTACCACACTGGCTAGAAA TTGGGCCGATGCCACCTCGAACGTGCACCACATCAGCGCCGGCTTCGATCAGGAGGCTGCCGCAGTTCTAATGGCCCGTATGGTCGTCTATCGTGCGGAGACTGACGAAGGACCCGACATTCTCCGCTGGGTCGATCGTCAGTTGATTCGTCTG TGCCAAAAGTTCGGCGAGTACTCAAAGGACGATCCCAACAGCTTCAGGCTGTCGCAAAACTTCAGCCTATTCCCGCAATTCATGTACCACCTGCGCCGCTCGCAGTTCCTGCAGGTCTTCAACAACTCGCCCGACGAGACCACATTCTATCGACACATGCTAATGCGCGAGGACCTCACCCAATCGCTGATCATGATCCAACCTATTCTCTACAGCTACTCGTTCAACGGCCCTCCAGAACCGGTCCTCCTCGATACGGCTTCCATCCAGGCGGATCGCATCCTCCTGATGGACACGTTCTTTCAGATTCTGATTTATCACGGCGAGACCATCGCCCAATGGCGAGCCCTCAAATACCAGGACATGCCCGAGTATGAGAACTTCAAGCAGCTGCTCCAAGCGCCGGTGGACGACGCGCAAGAGATTCTCCAGACGCGCTTCCCCATGCCGCGCTACATCGATACGGAGCACGGCGGATCCCAGGCCCGCTTCCTGCTGTCCAAGGTCAATCCCTCGCAGACGCACAACAACATGTACGCCTACGGGCAG GCGCCCATTGGTCAAGTCACG GATGGCGGGGCTCCAGTGCTCACGGATGACGTTTCGCTGCAGCTGTTCATGGAGCACCTCAAGAAGCTGGCTGTGTCCACCACCACATAA
- the LOC6726856 gene encoding protein transport protein Sec23A isoform X2, with the protein MTTYEEFIQQNEDRDGVRLTWNVWPSSRIEASRLVVPLACLYQPLKERPDLPPIQYEPVLCTRSNCRAILNPLCQVDYRAKLWVCNFCFQRNPFPPQYAAISEQHQPAELIPGFSTIEYTITRAPTMPPVFIFLVDTCMDEDELDALKDSLQMSLSLLPTNALVGLITFGKMIQVHELGAEGCSKSYVFRGTKDLTAKQVQDMLGIGRGAAPGPQQQHQLPGQPAGAAAPVPPAHRFLQPIGQCDAALGDLLSELQRDPWPVPQGKRYLRSTGAALSIAVGLLECTYPNTGGRIMTFVGGPCSQGPGQVVDDELKHPIRSHHDIHKDNVRFMKKAIKHYDALALRAATNGHSVDIYSCALDQTGLLEMKQLCNSTGGHMVMGDSFNSSLFKQTFQRVFARDGRNDLKMAFNATLEVKCSRELKISGGIGSCVSLNVKSPSVSDVEIGMGNTVQWKLCTLNPSSTVAYFFEVVNQHAAPIPQGGRGCIQFITQYQHPSGQRRIRVTTLARNWADATSNVHHISAGFDQEAAAVLMARMVVYRAETDEGPDILRWVDRQLIRLCQKFGEYSKDDPNSFRLSQNFSLFPQFMYHLRRSQFLQVFNNSPDETTFYRHMLMREDLTQSLIMIQPILYSYSFNGPPEPVLLDTASIQADRILLMDTFFQILIYHGETIAQWRALKYQDMPEYENFKQLLQAPVDDAQEILQTRFPMPRYIDTEHGGSQARFLLSKVNPSQTHNNMYAYGQDGGAPVLTDDVSLQLFMEHLKKLAVSTTT; encoded by the exons ATGACCACCTACGAGGAGTTCATCCAGCAGAACGAGGACCGCGACGGAGTGCGTCTGACGTGGAATGTGTGGCCCTCAAGTCGCATCGAAGCCAGTCGGCTGGTAGTGCCCCTAGCTTGTCTTTACCAGCCTTTGAAGGAGCGCCCCGACCTGCCGCCTATTCAGTATGAGCCGGTCTTGTGCACCCGCAGCAACTGCAGGGCCATCCTGAATCCACTGTGCCAGGTGGACTACCGTGCCAAGTTGTGGGTGTGCAACTTCTGTTTTCAGCGCAATCCG TTTCCCCCTCAATATGCTGCCATTTCCGAGCAGCACCAACCAGCGGAGCTGATTCCGGGATTCAGCACTATTGAGTATACTATTACGCGGGCCCCCACCATGCCTCCCGTCTTCATTTTCCTGGTTGACACCTGCATGGACGAGGACGAGCTGGACGCCCTGAAAGATTCGCTGCAAATGTCGCTAAGTCTGCTGCCAACCAACGCTCTCGTGGGTCTGATAACCTTCGGAAAAATGATACAGGTGCACGAGCTGGGCGCCGAGGGCTGCTCTAAGAGCTACGTGTTTCGCGGCACCAAGGACCTGACTGCCAAGCAGGTGCAGGACATGCTCGGAATCGGGCGTGGAGCGGCTCCGgggccgcagcaacagcatcagctgCCCGGCCAGCCGGCTGGAGCGGCGGCCCCTGTGCCGCCCGCCCATCGCTTCTTGCAACCGATCGGCCAGTGCGACGCCGCGCTGGGCGATCTGCTTAGCGAGTTGCAGCGCGATCCTTGGCCGGTGCCGCAGGGCAAGCGTTACCTGCGCTCCACTGGCGCTGCTCTCTCTATTGCGGTGGGCCTGTTGGAGTGCACCTACCCCAATACGGGCGGTCGCATCATGACATTCGTGGGTGGCCCTTGCTCCCAGGGCCCCGGCCAGGTGGTCGACGACGAGCTAAAGCACCCGATTCGTTCGCATCACGACATCCACAAGGACAACGTGCGGTTTATGAAGAAGGCTATCAAACACTATGATGCCTTGGCGTTGCGGGCAGCCACCAACGGGCATAGTGTCGACATATACTCGTGTGCCCTGGATCAAACCGGCCTGCTGGAGATGAAGCAGCTATGCAACTCCACTGGCGGTCACATGGTCATGGGCGATTCGTTCAACTCATCGCTCTTCAAGCAGACATTCCAACGCGTGTTCGCACGTGATGGTCGCAACGACTTGAAGATGGCCTTCAATGCCACGCTGGAGGTGAAGTGCTCGCGCGAGCTAAAGATCTCCGGTGGGATCGGCTCGTGTGTGTCGCTGAATGTGAAGAGCCCGTCGGTGTCGGATGTGGAGATCGGCATGGGCAACACGGTGCAGTGGAAGCTGTGCACACTGAATCCCAGCTCCACCGTAGCCTACTTCTTTGAGGTGGTCAACCAGCATGCAGCCCCCATTCCGCAGGGCGGGCGTGGCTGCATACAGTTCATTACGCAGTACCAGCACCCAAGTGGACAGCGGCGAATCCGAGTTACCACACTGGCTAGAAA TTGGGCCGATGCCACCTCGAACGTGCACCACATCAGCGCCGGCTTCGATCAGGAGGCTGCCGCAGTTCTAATGGCCCGTATGGTCGTCTATCGTGCGGAGACTGACGAAGGACCCGACATTCTCCGCTGGGTCGATCGTCAGTTGATTCGTCTG TGCCAAAAGTTCGGCGAGTACTCAAAGGACGATCCCAACAGCTTCAGGCTGTCGCAAAACTTCAGCCTATTCCCGCAATTCATGTACCACCTGCGCCGCTCGCAGTTCCTGCAGGTCTTCAACAACTCGCCCGACGAGACCACATTCTATCGACACATGCTAATGCGCGAGGACCTCACCCAATCGCTGATCATGATCCAACCTATTCTCTACAGCTACTCGTTCAACGGCCCTCCAGAACCGGTCCTCCTCGATACGGCTTCCATCCAGGCGGATCGCATCCTCCTGATGGACACGTTCTTTCAGATTCTGATTTATCACGGCGAGACCATCGCCCAATGGCGAGCCCTCAAATACCAGGACATGCCCGAGTATGAGAACTTCAAGCAGCTGCTCCAAGCGCCGGTGGACGACGCGCAAGAGATTCTCCAGACGCGCTTCCCCATGCCGCGCTACATCGATACGGAGCACGGCGGATCCCAGGCCCGCTTCCTGCTGTCCAAGGTCAATCCCTCGCAGACGCACAACAACATGTACGCCTACGGGCAG GATGGCGGGGCTCCAGTGCTCACGGATGACGTTTCGCTGCAGCTGTTCATGGAGCACCTCAAGAAGCTGGCTGTGTCCACCACCACATAA